In Chaetodon auriga isolate fChaAug3 chromosome 7, fChaAug3.hap1, whole genome shotgun sequence, a genomic segment contains:
- the dhrs13b.2 gene encoding tapasin-related protein isoform X2, whose product MGLNIKILIYLCLCSGVQCVHQMSWLPCQFTDERVFWNNDGHTETELIHREAMLQFGQTGDAPVNPHAITFLVTGSKLDLRRYVEEVEAEQLDCELRRYSTEGIHVRWPVQAATEYNRWFSCTIKHSKGLFTVTSFLRHPSDQPPTGEQDYRSWSAIADRETLTTTVVMVIQTQSPSVKAGLGAQQKLHCQFAVDHKGPNVTVEWHWQHRGERRKLFSHTSRSGQTQGTGVRLKSLAGGDASYTLPFTKMNSEGTYACSVSVNPLFASLDLSLHIEEAPRVSLNVGPILSLQQDEEQKVICEAASYYPLDVEIVWYEQDPAVSGQRVGASLPKVLQNILLSSHKYNQDKTYSLSAFFYLQASLRNSGRQFTCSVSHQSLKVPIRKSFILTVEEPSSWMFTLAVGFIMVVLLVILYVMLRLLHSARKQSAKRSWTQTLKLRPGRQENDERNPNPE is encoded by the exons ATGGGACTGAACATAAAGATACTTATTTACTTGTGCCTGTGTTCGG gTGTGCAGTGTGTCCATCAGATGTCATGGCTGCCTTGTCAGTTCACAGATGAGCGAGTGTTTTGGAATAATGATGGCCACACCGAGACCGAGCTCATCCACAGAGAGGCGATGCTGCAGTTTGGCCAAACAGGAGACGCTCCTGTTAACCCTCATGCCATCACCTTCCTAGTCACTG gATCGAAGTTGGACCTGCGGCGCTACGTAGAGGAAGTGGAAGCCGAGCAGCTAGATTGTGAGCTGCGTAGGTACAGTACAGAAGGCATCCATGTCCGCTGGCCAGTCCAGGCTGCGACGGAGTACAACCGCTGGTTCAGCTGCACCATCAAACACAGCAAGGGCCTGTTCACAGTCACCAGCTTCCTCAGACACCCGTCTGACCAGCCCCCCACAGGAGAGCAGGACTACCGCAGCTGGTCTGCTATCGCGGACAGAGAGACACTCACCACAACAG TTGTCATGGTCATTCAAACACAGTCTCCATCAGTGAAGGCAGGCCTTGGTGCCCAACAAAAGCTCCACTGCCAGTTTGCTGTTGACCACAAAGGGCCGAACGTCACGGTGGAGTGGCACTGGCAACACCGTGGAGAGAGACGCAAACTGTTCAGCCATACCAGCCGTTCAGGGCAGACCCAGGGGACTGGTGTCCGGCTGAAGAGCCTCGCAGGTGGAGATGCGTCCTATACTCTCCCCTTCACCAAGATGAATAGTGAGGGGACGTATGCTTGTTCGGTGTCAGTGAATCCACTGTTCGCCAGTCTGGACTTAAGTCTGCATATCGAAG AGGCTCCCCGTGTCTCCCTCAATGTTGGACCCATTCTCTCGCTGCAGCAGGACGAGGAGCAGAAGGTTATTTGTGAGGCAGCGAGTTACTACCCCCTGGATGTGGAGATAGTTTGGTATGAGCAGGACCCCGCAGTGTCAGGCCAGAGGGTCGGGGCTTCTCTCCCCAAAGTGCTCCAGAACATTCTGCTATCCAGCCACAAATACAACCAGGACAAGACCTACTCGCTGTCGGCTTTCTTCTACCTGCAGGCTTCGCTCAGGAACTCAGGGAGACAGTTTACATGCAGCGTCTCCCATCAGTCGCTCAAAGTGCCCATCAGAAAGAGCTTCATCCTGACTGTAGAAG AGCCAAGCAGCTGGATGTTTACCCTCGCTGTTGGCTTCATTATGGTCGTACTGCTGGTCATCCTGTATGTGATGCTGCGCCTCCTGCACTCAG caagaaaacaatcagcaaag AGAAGCTGGACCCAAACACTGAAACTCAGACCAGGGAGACAGGAGAACGACGAGAGGAATCCAAATCCAGAGTGA
- the dhrs13b.2 gene encoding tapasin-related protein isoform X1 gives MGLNIKILIYLCLCSGVQCVHQMSWLPCQFTDERVFWNNDGHTETELIHREAMLQFGQTGDAPVNPHAITFLVTGSKLDLRRYVEEVEAEQLDCELRRYSTEGIHVRWPVQAATEYNRWFSCTIKHSKGLFTVTSFLRHPSDQPPTGEQDYRSWSAIADRETLTTTVVMVIQTQSPSVKAGLGAQQKLHCQFAVDHKGPNVTVEWHWQHRGERRKLFSHTSRSGQTQGTGVRLKSLAGGDASYTLPFTKMNSEGTYACSVSVNPLFASLDLSLHIEEAPRVSLNVGPILSLQQDEEQKVICEAASYYPLDVEIVWYEQDPAVSGQRVGASLPKVLQNILLSSHKYNQDKTYSLSAFFYLQASLRNSGRQFTCSVSHQSLKVPIRKSFILTVEEPSSWMFTLAVGFIMVVLLVILYVMLRLLHSARKQSAKFLSSKVSLHHPLFHPRLQHYVELSRTRSWTQTLKLRPGRQENDERNPNPE, from the exons ATGGGACTGAACATAAAGATACTTATTTACTTGTGCCTGTGTTCGG gTGTGCAGTGTGTCCATCAGATGTCATGGCTGCCTTGTCAGTTCACAGATGAGCGAGTGTTTTGGAATAATGATGGCCACACCGAGACCGAGCTCATCCACAGAGAGGCGATGCTGCAGTTTGGCCAAACAGGAGACGCTCCTGTTAACCCTCATGCCATCACCTTCCTAGTCACTG gATCGAAGTTGGACCTGCGGCGCTACGTAGAGGAAGTGGAAGCCGAGCAGCTAGATTGTGAGCTGCGTAGGTACAGTACAGAAGGCATCCATGTCCGCTGGCCAGTCCAGGCTGCGACGGAGTACAACCGCTGGTTCAGCTGCACCATCAAACACAGCAAGGGCCTGTTCACAGTCACCAGCTTCCTCAGACACCCGTCTGACCAGCCCCCCACAGGAGAGCAGGACTACCGCAGCTGGTCTGCTATCGCGGACAGAGAGACACTCACCACAACAG TTGTCATGGTCATTCAAACACAGTCTCCATCAGTGAAGGCAGGCCTTGGTGCCCAACAAAAGCTCCACTGCCAGTTTGCTGTTGACCACAAAGGGCCGAACGTCACGGTGGAGTGGCACTGGCAACACCGTGGAGAGAGACGCAAACTGTTCAGCCATACCAGCCGTTCAGGGCAGACCCAGGGGACTGGTGTCCGGCTGAAGAGCCTCGCAGGTGGAGATGCGTCCTATACTCTCCCCTTCACCAAGATGAATAGTGAGGGGACGTATGCTTGTTCGGTGTCAGTGAATCCACTGTTCGCCAGTCTGGACTTAAGTCTGCATATCGAAG AGGCTCCCCGTGTCTCCCTCAATGTTGGACCCATTCTCTCGCTGCAGCAGGACGAGGAGCAGAAGGTTATTTGTGAGGCAGCGAGTTACTACCCCCTGGATGTGGAGATAGTTTGGTATGAGCAGGACCCCGCAGTGTCAGGCCAGAGGGTCGGGGCTTCTCTCCCCAAAGTGCTCCAGAACATTCTGCTATCCAGCCACAAATACAACCAGGACAAGACCTACTCGCTGTCGGCTTTCTTCTACCTGCAGGCTTCGCTCAGGAACTCAGGGAGACAGTTTACATGCAGCGTCTCCCATCAGTCGCTCAAAGTGCCCATCAGAAAGAGCTTCATCCTGACTGTAGAAG AGCCAAGCAGCTGGATGTTTACCCTCGCTGTTGGCTTCATTATGGTCGTACTGCTGGTCATCCTGTATGTGATGCTGCGCCTCCTGCACTCAG caagaaaacaatcagcaaag TTTCTGTCTTCAAAGGTTAGCCTTCACCATCCTCTCTTCCACCCACGTCTCCAGCATTATGTGGAGCTTTCAAGGACT AGAAGCTGGACCCAAACACTGAAACTCAGACCAGGGAGACAGGAGAACGACGAGAGGAATCCAAATCCAGAGTGA
- the dhrs13b.2 gene encoding tapasin-related protein isoform X3, producing MGLNIKILIYLCLCSGVQCVHQMSWLPCQFTDERVFWNNDGHTETELIHREAMLQFGQTGDAPVNPHAITFLVTGSKLDLRRYVEEVEAEQLDCELRRYSTEGIHVRWPVQAATEYNRWFSCTIKHSKGLFTVTSFLRHPSDQPPTGEQDYRSWSAIADRETLTTTVVMVIQTQSPSVKAGLGAQQKLHCQFAVDHKGPNVTVEWHWQHRGERRKLFSHTSRSGQTQGTGVRLKSLAGGDASYTLPFTKMNSEGTYACSVSVNPLFASLDLSLHIEEAPRVSLNVGPILSLQQDEEQKVICEAASYYPLDVEIVWYEQDPAVSGQRVGASLPKVLQNILLSSHKYNQDKTYSLSAFFYLQASLRNSGRQFTCSVSHQSLKVPIRKSFILTVEEPSSWMFTLAVGFIMVVLLVILYVMLRLLHSARKQSAKNKPY from the exons ATGGGACTGAACATAAAGATACTTATTTACTTGTGCCTGTGTTCGG gTGTGCAGTGTGTCCATCAGATGTCATGGCTGCCTTGTCAGTTCACAGATGAGCGAGTGTTTTGGAATAATGATGGCCACACCGAGACCGAGCTCATCCACAGAGAGGCGATGCTGCAGTTTGGCCAAACAGGAGACGCTCCTGTTAACCCTCATGCCATCACCTTCCTAGTCACTG gATCGAAGTTGGACCTGCGGCGCTACGTAGAGGAAGTGGAAGCCGAGCAGCTAGATTGTGAGCTGCGTAGGTACAGTACAGAAGGCATCCATGTCCGCTGGCCAGTCCAGGCTGCGACGGAGTACAACCGCTGGTTCAGCTGCACCATCAAACACAGCAAGGGCCTGTTCACAGTCACCAGCTTCCTCAGACACCCGTCTGACCAGCCCCCCACAGGAGAGCAGGACTACCGCAGCTGGTCTGCTATCGCGGACAGAGAGACACTCACCACAACAG TTGTCATGGTCATTCAAACACAGTCTCCATCAGTGAAGGCAGGCCTTGGTGCCCAACAAAAGCTCCACTGCCAGTTTGCTGTTGACCACAAAGGGCCGAACGTCACGGTGGAGTGGCACTGGCAACACCGTGGAGAGAGACGCAAACTGTTCAGCCATACCAGCCGTTCAGGGCAGACCCAGGGGACTGGTGTCCGGCTGAAGAGCCTCGCAGGTGGAGATGCGTCCTATACTCTCCCCTTCACCAAGATGAATAGTGAGGGGACGTATGCTTGTTCGGTGTCAGTGAATCCACTGTTCGCCAGTCTGGACTTAAGTCTGCATATCGAAG AGGCTCCCCGTGTCTCCCTCAATGTTGGACCCATTCTCTCGCTGCAGCAGGACGAGGAGCAGAAGGTTATTTGTGAGGCAGCGAGTTACTACCCCCTGGATGTGGAGATAGTTTGGTATGAGCAGGACCCCGCAGTGTCAGGCCAGAGGGTCGGGGCTTCTCTCCCCAAAGTGCTCCAGAACATTCTGCTATCCAGCCACAAATACAACCAGGACAAGACCTACTCGCTGTCGGCTTTCTTCTACCTGCAGGCTTCGCTCAGGAACTCAGGGAGACAGTTTACATGCAGCGTCTCCCATCAGTCGCTCAAAGTGCCCATCAGAAAGAGCTTCATCCTGACTGTAGAAG AGCCAAGCAGCTGGATGTTTACCCTCGCTGTTGGCTTCATTATGGTCGTACTGCTGGTCATCCTGTATGTGATGCTGCGCCTCCTGCACTCAG caagaaaacaatcagcaaag AACAAACCATACTGA
- the gemin4 gene encoding gem-associated protein 4 — MMNKDSAVLQGAFLLAEKLCLPASLSSLQKADWSRVGHPVLEAVREICRQEKLNAYPTTTSASWIKKVVCVVWLKLLCRETGEDVEVAWRENPFFPLQNSLPEVNHVVLLEVVKSMAAAQTFTSFLLHLPHSQICTELERLVQHVRSSPVREDDAQLFLQVWWELWKGLDEGKVGGEDSIETMFARQLTHLSSKSSSLSPRAAKRLKIDPSDLPALSPPTDILHILLQALKDIKDHISTTDLCLQALSVSLDALYTTFLIDQAVILSPKEKIHILSKVASIRERNDEKLSPELIREAQRDLRASHTPSQFQASRMKLGEALKIITELAQFWQSSGLVKACDSTNPSYSAFKLEQSVQRVLTALQKADVPETTENILRGLLESLAFPATESSPEVKARVTAIIISHRLDDYQNFAMLFASEKSWAACEDHWVDCLEKNQAAFQQCDTLIKLTSTLMSKLHSERTNLSYCRKLMKVIADIFSALSLKDKNKALAAMLRLSSRGFFGCSVPSAVTDGFEQELNMAFNCIIQGGGASAAASQGNLNTAVSLVARVAFQNPEAAVKSCCHSAVFNKGAFSLMAKILQQLPGLRGQRERKDETQNDGEEAEESVGEGTDALSGSGLFCRCLQDIIRTKSLAANEKEQLLKCLGLLMMPVMTVEGEARRQSFVPPQEVVNIFVLPNLSTMGQSFFDIELSLQLLHTALSVDIQEADMSRHWVLDCSPFPLLYVLSQLLNQTLRCWEQPSEGTAYHWSMETKELLVSVLTTLGQVVGAEVAAVPSSWSRALFWLYNKMEELDWTVRFHLKPVWGEHFKNEVPLCLLTVCDLPEQEWSGLDLPQYGQGTGLLAWMECCSISDSLQSTMLSHLSLDQRRLDHVGMFSKGLLVALTQILPWCCVSQWTRLLRVLRELIISGRLHVPFSLEYVEYLPLLDLRRFSCELRLSVLLLRVLQLLCGSSCSHWLSADGWAHVGRLYAHAVREMMSSVRAKLPLPSSGALTSPKTPALRDSNPSCASIRSPKTSKDSHKDSEQAEDSPLKSEESQMEEEETVPCQEVLFVLSQLFCHVQHIQVMMPGGQCEQLFLSSLEILSHYEAIMAAFPQSSSPLESDNTRHFFSTITDNLENQEMKAVLQQKIAQLVSSAA, encoded by the exons ATGATGAACAAAG ATTCAGCTGTTCTTCAGGGTGCTTTCCTCCTGGCTGAAAAGCTATGTCTCCCCGCATCCCTGTCCTCCCTTCAGAAGGCTGACTGGAGCAGGGTGGGACATCCAGTCCTGGAGGCAGTCAGAGAAATCTGCCGACAAGAAAAACTCAATGCATATCCCACCACAACATCTGCCAGCTGGATAAAGAAAgtagtttgtgttgtgtggttGAAGCTGTTGTGCAGGGAGACTGGAGAGGACGTGGAGGTGGCCTGGAGGGAGAACCCTTTCTTCCCCCTCCAGAACAGTCTCCCTGAGGTCAACCATGTTGTCTTACTGGAAGTGGTGAAGTCGATGGCAGCTGCTCAGACATTTACCAGTTTCCTCTTACATCTTCCTCACTCTCAGATCTGCACTGAGCTTGAAAGGCTAGTGCAACATGTGAGGAGCAGCCCTGTTAGAGAGGATGATGCCCAACTTTTTCTCCAGGTGTGGTGGGAACTGTGGAAAGGCCTAGATGAGGGGAAAGTGGGAGGAGAGGATAGCATAGAGACAATGTTTGCTAGACAGTTAACTCATCTCTCCTCTAAGTCTTCCAGTCTGTCCCCTCGGGCTGCCAAGAGGTTAAAGATAGACCCATCAGATCTGCCAGCATTGTCACCACCCACTGATATTCTGCACATTCTCCTTCAAGCACTTAAAGACATTAAAGATCACATATCTACAACAGACCTTTGCCTCCAggccctctctgtttctcttgaTGCTCTTTACACAACCTTCCTGATAGACCAAGCAGTCATCCTTTCACCCAAAGAGAAGATACACATCCTGTCTAAAGTCGCCAGcatcagagaaagaaatgatgagAAACTGAGTCCTGAACTTATTCGGGAGGCTCAGAGAGACCTACGTGCTTCTCACACACCATCTCAGTTTCAAGCCAGCCGGATGAAGCTTGGTGAAGCCTTGAAGATCATAACAGAACTTGCTCAGTTTTGGCAAAGCAGTGGACTTGTGAAAGCGTGTGACAGCACCAATCCTAGCTACTCAGCATTCAAACTAGAACAAAGTGTCCAGAGGGTCCTGACAGCTCTACAGAAAGCAGACGTGCCTGAAACGACTGAGAATATACTCAGAGGTTTGCTGGAGTCACTGGCTTTTCCTGCTACAGAGAGCAGCCCAGAGGTGAAAGCAAGGGTCACGGCGATCATCATCAGTCACCGCCTGGATGACTATCAGAACTTTGCGATGTTATTTGCCAGTGAGAAGAGCTGGGCTGCCTGTGAGGACCACTGGGTGGACTGCTTGGAAAAGAACCAAGCAGCCTTCCAGCAGTGCGACACGCTGATCAAGCTGACCTCCACCCTCATGAGCAAACTCCACAGTGAGAGAACAAATTTGAGCTACTGCAGGAAGCTGATGAAAGTCATCGCAGACATTTTCTCTGCCCTTTCCTTAAAAGACAAGAACAAAGCGTTGGCTGCCATGCTTAGACTGTCCAGCAGAGGGTTCTTTGGGTGTTCTGTCCCCTCTGCCGTGACTGACGGGTTTGAACAGGAGCTCAACATGGCCTTCAACTGCATCATCCAAGGAGGTGGAGCGTCAGCAGCGGCATCACAGGGCAATCTGAACACGGCGGTCTCTTTAGTAGCGAGAGTTGCATTTCAGAACCCAGAGGCCGCTGTTAAGTCTTGTTgtcattcagctgttttcaatAAAGGTGCTTTCTCTCTTATGGCTAAgatcctgcagcagctgcctggactcagaggacagagggaaagaaaagatgaaactCAAAATGAtggagaagaggcagaggaaagtGTAGGTGAAGGAACAGATGCTCTGAGTGGCAGTGGTCTATTCTGCAGGTGTCTACAGGACATCATCAGGACCAAGTCATTGGCAGCCAATGAAAAAGAGCAGCTCCTCAAGTGTCTGGGTCTGCTGATGATGCCTGTCATGACGGTTGAGGGAGAAGCAAGGAGGCAAAGCTTTGTGCCACCTCAGGAGGTTGTGAACATCTTCGTCCTGCCTAACCTGTCCACGATGG GTCAAAGCTTCTTTGATATAGAGCTGagtctgcagcttctccacacTGCTTTGTCTGTGGACATCCAGGAAGCAGACATGTCTCGTCACTGGGTGTTGGACTGCTCTCCCTTTCCCCTCCTCTATGTCCTGTCCCAGCTGCTCAACCAGACGCTCAG GTGTTGGGAGCAGCCATCAGAGGGCACTGCCTACCACTGGTCCATGGAAACCAAGGAGCTGCTGGTGTCGGTGCTGACCACACTGGGGCAGGTGGTGGGTGCAGAGGTGGCAGCCGTCCCCAGCAGCTGGTCCAGAGCTCTTTTCTGGCTCTACAACAAGATGGAGgaactggactggactgttCGTTTCCACCTGAAGCCAGTTTGGGGGGAGCACTTTAAAAATGAGGTTCCCTTGTgtctgctgactgtgtgtgatcTGCCCGAGCAG GAGTGGTCGGGGTTGGATCTGCCTCAGTATGGCCAGGGTACAGGTCTTTTGGCCTGGATGGAGTGCTGCTCCATATCGGACTCCCTGCAGTCCACCATGTTGTCCCATCTCTCTCTGGACCAGCGGCGGCTCGACCATGTCGGTATGTTCAGCAAAGGCCTGCTGGTGGCTCTGACCCAGATCCTGCCCTGGTGCTGCGTCTCCCAGTGGACCAGACTGCTGAGAGTCCTGAGGGAGCTGATCATCTCAGGCCGCCTCCACGTCCCCTTCTCCTTGGAGTATGTGGAGTATCTTCCACTCCTGGATCTGAGGAGGTTTTCCTGTGAGCtccgcctgtctgtcctcctgcttcGAGTCCTTCAGCTGCTGTGCGGGTCCAGCTGCTCCCACTGGCTGTCAGCGGATGGCTGGGCACACGTCGGCAGGTTATACGCCCACGCTGTGAGGGAGATGATGAGCTCGGTAAGAGCCAAGCTGCCTCTTCCTTCATCTGGTGCTTTGACGTCTCCCAAAACACCAGCATTGAGAGACTCCAACCCTTCATGCGCTTCAATCAGATCTCCTAAAACGTCCAAAGACTCTCACAAAGACAGTGAACAAGCAGAAGACTCCCCTCTGAAATCAGAAGAGTCAcaaatggaagaggaggagaccgTTCCCTGCCAGGAAGTCCTTTTTGTTCTCAGCCAGCTCTTCTGCCATGTTCAGCACATCCAG GTGATGATGCCAGGAGGCCAGTGTGAACAACTGTTCCTGTCCAGTCTGGAGATCCTCAGCCACTATGAGGCCATCATGGCTGCTTTCCCTCAAAGCAGCAGCCCGCTGGAGAGCGACAACACCCGACACTTCTTCTCCACCATCACAGATAACCTGGAGAACCAGGAGATGaaggctgtgctgcagcagaagatTGCTCAGCTTGTGTCATCGGCAGCTTAA
- the LOC143323735 gene encoding TLC domain-containing protein 3A-like: protein MICALVCGAVLFPGLFYSFRKILKYSFTRWSDADVVSVSERLVSAIHASLATAAGVTVVTSCTDTMTDSHWLVNGFVLFGAPYMVHDIYAMYLSHYHIQKVRGQSRSDSSHSLQTVKAFLMKDWTLVLHHLVLLLIFMPITLFFRRGLGDFFVGCLFTTEFSTPFVSIGKILIQLGLDDTRLHRINGIIVLLSFFTCRILVFPFMYWMYGRQFGIPLHRVAFHLPLQCNVGNLMILAPQVYWFILLLRKANRLYLRHKTRKEDGGNDRARID from the exons ATGATTTGTGCCCTGGTTTGTGGAGCTGTGTTGTTTCCAGGACTTTTCTACAGCTTCAGGAAAATACTGAAGTACAGTTTCACACGCTGGAGTGATGCCGACGTGGTTTCTGTCAGTGAGAG GCTGGTGTCTGCCATCCATGCATCTTTGGCTACAGCAGCTGGAGTCACAGTGGTGACATCCTGCACGGACACCATGACTGACAG TCACTGGTTGGTCAATGGGTTCGTTCTGTTTGGAGCTCCCTACATGGTCCATGACATCTACGCCATGTATCTGAGCCACTACCATATtcagaaggtcagaggtcagtccAGGTCAGACAGCAGCCACTCTCTTCAGACAGTCAAGGCTTTCCTCATGAAGGACTGGACGTTGGTCCTCCATCACCTGGTGCTGCTTCTCATTTTCATGCCCATCACTCTG TTCTTCAGAAGAGGACTGGGTGATTTCTTCGTTGGCTGCCTGTTCACCACAGAGTTCAGCACTCCTTTTGTCTCCATAGGAAAGATTCTCATCCAG CTGGGCCTTGATGACACCAGGCTGCACAGAATCAACGGCATCATTGTCCTCTTGAGCTTCTTCACGTGTCGGATCCTGGTCTTCCCCTTCATGTACTGGATGTACGGCCGGCAGTTTGGGATTCCCCTGCACAGAGTGGCCTTCCATCTGCCCCTGCAGTGCAATGTGGGTAATTTGATGATCCTGGCTCCACAAGTCTACTGGTTTATCCTGCTGCTGAGGAAAGCGAACAGACTGTACCTGCGGCACAAGACGAGGAAGGAAGATGGAGGCAATGACAGAGCGAGGATAGACTGA